In Streptomyces sp. TLI_146, the genomic stretch GGCGGCGCCATCGGCCTCGGGGCCGCGCTGGCCGCGTGCGGGGACGACGACAAGAAAAAGGGCGACTCGCAGAAGGCCGCGGAGTCCGGCAAGTCCGGCCCCTGGTCCTTCAAGGACGACCGCGGCAAGACCGTCGAGACGAAGTCCACCCCCAAGACGATCGTGGCCTTCACCGGCACCGCCGCCGCCCTCCACGACTACGGCATCGAGGTCAAGGCCGTGTTCGGCCCGACCAAGGCCAAGGACGGCAAGCCGGACGTCCAGGCGGGCGACCTCGACATCAACAAGGTCGAGATCCTCGGCAACGTCTGGGGCGAGTTCAGCGTCGAGAAGTACGCGGCCCTCGCGCCCGACCTGCTCGTCACGGACATGTGGGAGAAGGACGCCCTCTGGTACGTGCCGGACAACAGCAAGGACAAGATCCTCAAGCTCGCCCCCAGCGTCGCGCTGTGGGCCGCGCAGATCAGCATGCCGGCCGCGCTCCAGCGCCGCGCCGACCTCGCCGCCTCGCTCGGCGCCGACCTGAAGGCCGCCAAGTTCACCGAGGCCAAGGCCCGCTTCGAGAAGGCCGCCGCCCGGCTGCGCGCCGCCACCAAGGCCAACCCGGGCGTCACGGTGATGATCGGCTCCGCCAGCGCCGACCTGTTCTACGTCTCCGCGGCCAAGACGTCCGCCGACACCGCGTACTTCCAGGAGCTGGGCGTCAAGTTCGTCGAGCCGAAGGTCAACGCGCAGGGCTTCTTCGAGGAGCTCAGCTGGGAGAACGTCGGCAAGTACAAGGCCGACGTGATCATGATGGACAACCGCTCCACCGCCCTCCAGCCGGACGCCCTGAAGTCCAAGCCGACCTGGACCGGGCTGCCCGCCGTCAAGGCCGGCCAGATCACCCCGCGCACCACCGAGCCGATCTACTCGTACGACAAGTGCACCCCGATCCTCGAAACCCTCGCCAAGGCCATCGAGACCGCGAAGAAGGTTGCCTGACCATGACGCTGACAGCCGAGACCGCCACCGTCCCCTTCCGTCTCTTCGACCTGAGCGTGGTACGGACCCGGCGGCTCGGCCCGTCGCTGGTCAGGATCACCTTCGGCGGCGAGCAGTTGGCGTACTTCGAGGGCGGCGGCCGGGACCAGAGCCTCTCGCTCTTCCTGCCGCACCCCGGCCAGGACGCGCCCGTACTGCCGCTGACCCAGAACCCCGAGACGTGGTTCGCGGAGTACCGGGCGCTGCCCGACGACGTCCGGGCCGTGATGCGCTCGTACACCCTGCGCGAGCAGCGCCGCGACCCCGACGAGGTCGACATCGACTTCGCGCTCCACGAGGACGGCGGCCCGGCGTGCCGCTGGGCGGCGCGCGCCGAGCCCGGGGACCGTGTGGCGGTCCTCGGTCCGGCGGTCGCCGACAACACGGCGGTACGGTTCCGGCCGCCGGCCGGTACGGACGGGGTCGTGCTCTGGGGTGACGAGACCGCGCTGCCCGCCGTCTCCGCCATCCTGGAGTGGCTGCCCGCCGGCACGCGCGCGCGGGTGTGGCTCGAAGTGCCGTTCAGCGGGGACCGGATGGCGCTGCCAACGGCTGCGGACGCGGAGATCACCTGGCTCGTACGCGAGGAGGGCGCACCCTCCGTCCTCGATGCCGTCCGCGCCGAGCCAGCTCTCCCCGGGGTCGACCCGTACGTATGGATCGCCGGTGAGGCCTCCACCATGCGCGAGCTGCGGCGGCACTTCGTGAATGAGCGTCAGGTCGACCGCAGGAACGTCACTTTCGTCGGCTACTGGCGGAGGGGGCGTTCGGAGGACCAGTTGCGCGAGGAAGAGGCCGCGTAGGGGCTGTTGCGCGACTGCCGGCCGTGTGTGGCCGATCGCGCAGTTCCCCGCGCCCCTAAGGGCATGCGGCGGAGCCCACTTCACAGGGGGCGAG encodes the following:
- a CDS encoding ABC transporter substrate-binding protein, producing MPISRASFLSRRGLLAAGGAIGLGAALAACGDDDKKKGDSQKAAESGKSGPWSFKDDRGKTVETKSTPKTIVAFTGTAAALHDYGIEVKAVFGPTKAKDGKPDVQAGDLDINKVEILGNVWGEFSVEKYAALAPDLLVTDMWEKDALWYVPDNSKDKILKLAPSVALWAAQISMPAALQRRADLAASLGADLKAAKFTEAKARFEKAAARLRAATKANPGVTVMIGSASADLFYVSAAKTSADTAYFQELGVKFVEPKVNAQGFFEELSWENVGKYKADVIMMDNRSTALQPDALKSKPTWTGLPAVKAGQITPRTTEPIYSYDKCTPILETLAKAIETAKKVA
- a CDS encoding siderophore-interacting protein, with the translated sequence MTLTAETATVPFRLFDLSVVRTRRLGPSLVRITFGGEQLAYFEGGGRDQSLSLFLPHPGQDAPVLPLTQNPETWFAEYRALPDDVRAVMRSYTLREQRRDPDEVDIDFALHEDGGPACRWAARAEPGDRVAVLGPAVADNTAVRFRPPAGTDGVVLWGDETALPAVSAILEWLPAGTRARVWLEVPFSGDRMALPTAADAEITWLVREEGAPSVLDAVRAEPALPGVDPYVWIAGEASTMRELRRHFVNERQVDRRNVTFVGYWRRGRSEDQLREEEAA